One Saccharopolyspora erythraea NRRL 2338 genomic region harbors:
- a CDS encoding putative quinol monooxygenase: protein MGFVVVARYVTKPGERARVLELLEPMVPASLAEPGCRRYDVHAATDSDDVVVLVEEYDTEDDFARHCETEHFTRIVVGEVIPLLVERQVTRCAPVAGSEA, encoded by the coding sequence ATGGGTTTCGTCGTGGTCGCGCGGTACGTCACCAAGCCGGGTGAGCGGGCGCGGGTGCTCGAACTGCTGGAACCGATGGTGCCTGCGTCGCTGGCCGAGCCCGGGTGTCGTCGCTACGACGTGCACGCCGCGACAGACAGCGACGATGTCGTCGTCCTGGTCGAGGAGTACGACACCGAGGACGACTTCGCCCGGCACTGCGAGACGGAGCACTTCACGCGGATCGTGGTCGGCGAGGTGATTCCGCTGTTGGTGGAGCGGCAGGTGACCCGGTGTGCGCCGGTCGCCGGATCGGAGGCGTGA
- a CDS encoding zinc-dependent alcohol dehydrogenase family protein translates to MMQVRAAVLRESGAEKPYGTSQPIDVTTLQLDPPGPGELLVRVRAAGLCHSDLSVINGSRPRPLPLALGHEAAGEVLEAEQGSGFEPGDHVVLAFVPSCGECERCVAGRPALCGPAAAANTKGALLGGGMRFTEEDGSRPYHHLGVSAFAEHIVVSSRSAVKVDPEVPFEIAALFGCAVLTGAGAALYSAQIRPGDSVAVFGLGGVGLAALLAAKAAGASTVVAVDVVEHKRKLASELGATHTVEGGPDAVQRVRELTSGGAEKVLDTTGVVHVLQQAYDATRSGGTTVTVGLPDPEARLTLPALSIVAEERTLRGSYLGSCVPRRDVPRFIQMYQSGALPVDALLSHRLGLDEINAGFDRLDDGTAVRQVVLM, encoded by the coding sequence ATGATGCAGGTGCGTGCGGCCGTACTGCGCGAGTCCGGAGCTGAGAAGCCCTACGGGACCTCCCAGCCGATCGACGTCACGACACTCCAGCTCGACCCGCCAGGTCCGGGCGAGTTGCTGGTCAGGGTGCGGGCGGCCGGGCTCTGCCACTCGGACCTCTCGGTGATCAACGGTTCGCGTCCCCGGCCGCTGCCGCTCGCGCTGGGGCACGAGGCGGCGGGTGAGGTCCTAGAGGCCGAACAGGGCAGCGGCTTCGAGCCCGGCGATCACGTCGTGCTCGCGTTCGTCCCGTCGTGCGGGGAGTGCGAGCGCTGCGTGGCGGGCCGCCCCGCGCTGTGCGGGCCTGCCGCGGCGGCCAACACGAAGGGCGCGCTGCTCGGCGGCGGCATGCGGTTCACCGAGGAGGACGGCTCGCGACCCTACCACCACCTCGGCGTGTCGGCCTTCGCCGAACACATCGTGGTGTCGTCCCGGTCGGCGGTGAAGGTCGATCCGGAGGTGCCTTTCGAGATCGCCGCGCTGTTCGGCTGCGCGGTCCTGACCGGGGCCGGCGCCGCCCTGTACTCGGCGCAGATCCGGCCGGGCGACAGCGTGGCGGTGTTCGGCCTCGGAGGGGTGGGCCTTGCCGCGCTGCTCGCGGCGAAGGCGGCCGGAGCCTCCACAGTGGTCGCCGTGGACGTCGTCGAGCACAAACGGAAACTCGCCTCGGAACTCGGTGCCACCCACACCGTCGAGGGCGGCCCGGACGCCGTCCAGCGCGTCCGCGAGCTCACAAGCGGCGGCGCGGAGAAGGTGCTCGACACGACCGGTGTGGTGCACGTGCTGCAACAGGCGTACGACGCGACCCGCAGCGGCGGCACCACCGTCACGGTCGGGCTGCCCGATCCCGAGGCCCGCCTGACCCTGCCCGCGCTCAGCATCGTCGCCGAGGAGCGGACGCTGCGCGGCAGCTACCTCGGCTCGTGCGTGCCGCGGCGCGACGTCCCGAGGTTCATCCAGATGTACCAGTCGGGCGCCTTGCCGGTCGACGCGCTGCTGTCCCACCGGCTCGGGCTCGACGAGATCAACGCCGGGTTCGATCGACTGGACGACGGAACAGCAGTGCGCCAGGTCGTGCTGATGTAA
- a CDS encoding peroxiredoxin: MTVEVGAQAPDFTLPDYNKEQVSLSGFRGKKNVLLVFYPFAFSGICQGELCQVRDDLGDFQNDDVQVLGVSVDSPFALKAWAEQEGYTFPLLSDFWPHGEIAKAYGVFNEKAGMANRGTFLIDKEGEVRFAEVNQPGEARDQGVWKKALADLSA; this comes from the coding sequence ATGACGGTCGAGGTCGGTGCGCAGGCACCGGACTTCACGTTGCCGGACTACAACAAGGAGCAGGTCTCCCTGTCCGGTTTCCGGGGCAAGAAGAACGTGCTTCTGGTCTTCTACCCCTTCGCCTTCAGCGGTATCTGCCAGGGCGAGCTGTGCCAGGTCCGCGACGACCTTGGCGACTTCCAGAACGACGACGTGCAGGTGCTCGGCGTGTCCGTCGACTCCCCGTTCGCGCTGAAGGCGTGGGCGGAGCAGGAGGGCTACACCTTCCCGCTGCTGTCGGACTTCTGGCCGCACGGTGAGATCGCCAAGGCCTACGGTGTGTTCAACGAGAAGGCCGGCATGGCCAACCGCGGCACCTTCCTGATCGACAAGGAGGGCGAGGTCCGCTTCGCCGAGGTGAACCAGCCGGGCGAGGCGCGCGACCAGGGCGTGTGGAAGAAGGCCCTGGCCGACCTCTCCGCCTGA